The Kiritimatiellia bacterium DNA segment TTCAACGTACCGACGATGTTCGCCTGCACGTACGCGAATGGCATTTCAAACGAGTGGCGCACCGGACTCATCGCGGCGAGGTGAATCACCACTTCCGGGTCCGCCTTCCGCAGCGCGCCGAGCACGCCGATGAAATCCGTCAGCTCGCTGGTGATCAGCCGCACGCCGCGCAAAAAGGGCGCGAGGCGGACCGCATCGCGGCTGGTGGAATGGCGCACCAGCCCCCAGACCTCGTGCTCACGGACCAGCGACTGCGCCAGATGGCTGCCGATGAAGCCGGTGACGCCGGTGATCAGCACCCGGCTCATCGGCTCCCGGCCTCCATCGCGGCCAGTTCCGCGGCGCCGACCACGCGCACCTCCGGAATCGCAAAGAGCATGCGCCCACCGCGCCGGAGAAACTCCGCCTCCTGCAGCATGATCTCGCGCTGGAACTGGTACGGCAGCACGAAGAGCAGGTCCGGCGGATCGGCGCGGTACTGCTCGAGCGTGATGCAGCGAATGCCGGTACCGGCGATGTAACGGCCGGCCTTGTCGGGGTTCTTGTCCACCGCCAGCGGGATCAGCTCTGCGGTGATGCCCGCGTACTGCAGCACCACCAGCCCCCGCGTCGAGGCGCCGTAGATCATCACGCGGCGGCCCGCGCGCCGCTCCTCTTCGAGCACTTCGCGGAGCCGGTCCCGGATGCGCTCGATGCGCCGCGCAAATCCGGCCAGTGCGTCGGCCCGCTCCAGCCCGAGCTCCGCTTCCCGCTGGCGGATCGCCATCAGCCGCCGGTCCGCGCCGTCGAACGGGCGCACCGTTGCGCCCCGCCGGCGGATGTAGAGCCGGACGCTGCCGCCGTTCACATCGTTCAACTCGGCGTCCATCACCTCGAGATCGTGCCGGTCGAGCAACCGTTCCATCGCGGCCAGCGAGTAGTATTCAAGGTGTTCGTGCGAGATGTTGTCGAAGGTCGCGTTCTCGATCATCAGACCGAGATAGTTCATCTGCACGATCCAGACGCCGTCCGGAGCCAGACAGGCGACGATGTCGCGCACGAACGTGTTGGGGTCCTCCAGATCGTAGAACATCGCGATGCTCGTGATCGCGCGCGCGGGGCGTCCGCCCGAAAGTTCGAGGAACGGTGCCGCGCGGAAGTAATCGTGCACGATGCGGCCGGCATCGGTTGCGAGCGTCCAAAGGTTGGAGGGCTCGAAGCCGATCGTTTCCAATCCTTGGACCGCGTACTGACGCAGCAGGGTGCCGTCGTTGCAGCCGATGTCGATGACCAGGTCGCCGCTCTTCAGCGCGGCGACACGCTCGGCCGCCCGCGCGACGTCGCGCAGCGCGGCGACCATCGTGGTGCTGATGCCGGAGCGGTACCAGTAACGTCGATAGAGGAGGTCGTGATCGAGCGTGTGCCGCAACTGGACGAGCGCGCAGCCGCCGCGCGCGGGGTCGCAGAACACCAGCTCGAGTGGCGCCCGCACCGCCGGTTCGGCCGGCGAATCGAGGAACGCGACCGCGTACTGCTCGCCGAGCGAGAGCAGCGGCACGAGGTCGCCACGCCCGCAGACACGGCAGTGAGTGTGTTCAACGATCGCGCTCTTCACGAAGGACTCCCCGCGGCGCGGGCCATCCGAATACTCGATCGGCGGAGCGGACGCAAGCCGCCCGGTGCTCCTCGCGACGGCATTCGGCAAGGGGGCGCGACTGCGGTACAACATCGGGCGTGAGACCGTATCTGACGATCTGCATCCCGACCTATCATCGTGCGCGGTTTCTGCGCGAGATGCTCGGCACGATCGCGCGACAGTTGCGGGAGGGCGGCTGGGACGCCGCGACCGTCGCCGTCGCGGTGTCCGACAACGGGT contains these protein-coding regions:
- a CDS encoding class I SAM-dependent methyltransferase, whose amino-acid sequence is MKSAIVEHTHCRVCGRGDLVPLLSLGEQYAVAFLDSPAEPAVRAPLELVFCDPARGGCALVQLRHTLDHDLLYRRYWYRSGISTTMVAALRDVARAAERVAALKSGDLVIDIGCNDGTLLRQYAVQGLETIGFEPSNLWTLATDAGRIVHDYFRAAPFLELSGGRPARAITSIAMFYDLEDPNTFVRDIVACLAPDGVWIVQMNYLGLMIENATFDNISHEHLEYYSLAAMERLLDRHDLEVMDAELNDVNGGSVRLYIRRRGATVRPFDGADRRLMAIRQREAELGLERADALAGFARRIERIRDRLREVLEEERRAGRRVMIYGASTRGLVVLQYAGITAELIPLAVDKNPDKAGRYIAGTGIRCITLEQYRADPPDLLFVLPYQFQREIMLQEAEFLRRGGRMLFAIPEVRVVGAAELAAMEAGSR